Proteins encoded in a region of the Paenibacillus pedocola genome:
- a CDS encoding MFS transporter, with translation MNSNSNYPADNPSSGIEVREQRNLQQATIYRILLAVSFVHLFNDSIQALIPAMFPTLKDNLLLSFSQVGWIAFALNITSSVIQPVIGYAADRKPRPILLPLGMCCTFAGVFLLAFADNYALVIFSVMLVGFGSAAFHPEGMRVAHMAAGQRKGLSQSIFQVGGNAGQSLGPLLMKWVFIPFGQIGALGFTVFAAAGIAVQTYVARWYREMLDAGYTFRKKYSGGTIDPARRKSILIATVILVFIVFVRSWYGASIGGYYAFYLMDNYGMKLDDAQVYIFMYLAAGAVGTFFGGPLADRFGRRNLILISMVGTVPFALALPFVDHFWAAVLLVISGFVLLSSFSVTVIYAQMLYPGNIGTVSGLITGLAFGLGGIGSVVIGELIDRIGITTVFVACGFLPLLGLLALLLPGDKKLEQWAAE, from the coding sequence ATGAACAGTAATAGTAACTATCCCGCGGACAATCCTTCATCTGGTATCGAAGTCCGGGAGCAGCGCAATCTGCAGCAGGCCACCATTTACAGGATTCTGCTGGCTGTCAGCTTTGTTCATTTATTCAATGATTCCATTCAGGCGCTTATTCCGGCGATGTTCCCTACGCTAAAGGACAATCTGCTGTTGTCTTTCAGCCAGGTGGGCTGGATTGCTTTTGCCTTGAACATCACCTCTTCAGTAATCCAGCCGGTGATCGGTTATGCGGCCGACCGCAAACCCCGCCCTATCCTCCTGCCACTGGGCATGTGCTGTACGTTCGCCGGAGTGTTTCTTTTAGCTTTTGCGGATAATTATGCTCTGGTAATCTTCTCTGTCATGCTCGTAGGGTTCGGGTCGGCAGCCTTCCACCCGGAAGGGATGCGCGTCGCTCACATGGCGGCAGGTCAGCGCAAAGGACTCTCCCAGTCGATCTTCCAGGTAGGCGGTAACGCCGGACAATCCTTAGGACCTTTGCTCATGAAGTGGGTGTTCATTCCGTTCGGACAGATTGGGGCGCTCGGGTTCACAGTGTTCGCCGCTGCCGGAATTGCTGTTCAGACCTATGTAGCCAGGTGGTACCGTGAAATGCTGGATGCCGGGTACACGTTCCGTAAGAAGTACTCAGGAGGCACAATTGATCCTGCCCGCCGTAAAAGCATCCTGATTGCCACTGTTATTCTCGTCTTTATCGTTTTTGTCCGTTCCTGGTATGGCGCCTCCATCGGCGGTTATTATGCTTTCTACTTAATGGATAATTACGGAATGAAGCTTGATGATGCTCAAGTCTACATCTTTATGTATCTGGCAGCCGGAGCCGTAGGTACTTTTTTTGGTGGCCCGCTTGCTGACCGTTTCGGGCGGCGCAATCTTATCCTGATCTCCATGGTAGGTACGGTGCCGTTTGCGCTTGCGCTTCCTTTTGTGGATCATTTCTGGGCTGCAGTTCTTCTCGTAATCTCCGGCTTCGTACTGCTGTCCAGCTTTTCAGTAACAGTAATCTATGCGCAGATGCTGTACCCTGGCAATATCGGCACAGTCTCAGGGCTTATCACCGGTCTGGCTTTTGGACTCGGCGGTATCGGCTCCGTAGTAATCGGTGAGCTCATTGACCGGATTGGCATCACAACCGTATTCGTAGCCTGCGGCTTCCTTCCGCTGCTCGGTCTGCTTGCGCTCCTGCTGCCTGGTGATAAGAAGCTGGAGCAATGGGCAGCTGAGTAG
- a CDS encoding molybdopterin-dependent oxidoreductase codes for MKKMLGNIRKGYGKKLVSIHMWNAWLVLFLALSGLLLVGGFWRELLGEGRVWLKWAHIAFGLVLLIPVIYYLLLAAKHWKRLQGKTAQKTNVIFVLILLVGWIVSGIVLWQFRLAGPRAANMALLVHDLLTWIGLPVIIYHSITRVKWLKEPKKRSVIPELDAGEGGGASGGQQRPAATGGPQPVYTRRGFIKLAVGAGLAITVGPTFVRWIGKSFQLPGSAEYAANNANTLLPDPVPLADSSPPIGGGAEGNFRVYTVTDIPAFDNSNWSFTINGLVDKTFTWNWEEFVRLQREVQVSDFHCVTGWSVYKNTWEGLPLYKLLDMAGVHNKASTVKFYSGDGVYTDSLTLAQARMEDVMVAVMHDGQPIPNQLGGPVRLITPQMYAYKSVKWLNRIELIEDDHVGYWEQRGYDKDAWVPGAKRV; via the coding sequence TTGAAAAAGATGTTGGGAAATATCCGCAAAGGGTATGGAAAAAAGCTGGTCTCGATTCATATGTGGAATGCATGGCTGGTGCTTTTTCTGGCTCTGAGCGGACTGCTGCTGGTGGGGGGCTTCTGGCGTGAACTGCTGGGCGAAGGCAGAGTGTGGCTAAAATGGGCTCATATCGCTTTTGGGCTGGTTCTGCTTATTCCGGTCATCTATTATTTGCTGCTTGCCGCCAAGCACTGGAAGAGGCTGCAGGGAAAAACCGCCCAAAAGACAAACGTAATCTTCGTGCTCATTCTCCTTGTCGGCTGGATCGTATCCGGTATTGTTCTATGGCAATTCAGACTTGCCGGACCGAGGGCAGCCAATATGGCGCTTTTGGTCCATGATCTCCTCACCTGGATCGGGCTTCCTGTCATTATCTATCACTCCATTACCCGGGTTAAATGGCTGAAGGAACCTAAGAAGCGTTCTGTCATCCCTGAACTGGACGCTGGCGAGGGTGGGGGTGCTTCGGGTGGGCAACAACGTCCTGCGGCTACCGGTGGACCCCAGCCTGTGTATACGCGGCGCGGATTCATTAAGCTTGCAGTGGGAGCCGGTCTCGCGATAACGGTCGGCCCCACCTTTGTGAGGTGGATTGGTAAGTCGTTTCAGCTACCCGGGTCTGCAGAGTATGCGGCCAATAATGCCAATACCCTGCTCCCGGATCCCGTGCCGCTGGCTGACTCCTCCCCGCCGATCGGCGGCGGTGCCGAAGGGAACTTCCGGGTGTATACCGTAACGGACATTCCCGCCTTCGATAACTCCAACTGGTCATTCACAATCAACGGTCTGGTGGATAAAACCTTCACCTGGAATTGGGAAGAGTTCGTCAGGCTGCAGCGTGAGGTGCAGGTGAGTGATTTTCACTGCGTCACCGGCTGGTCCGTCTACAAAAACACATGGGAGGGCCTCCCTCTCTACAAGCTGCTCGATATGGCCGGTGTACACAACAAAGCCTCCACAGTCAAATTTTACTCCGGCGACGGTGTTTATACGGACTCTCTTACGCTTGCTCAAGCCCGGATGGAGGACGTGATGGTCGCGGTTATGCATGACGGGCAGCCCATCCCTAATCAGCTGGGCGGACCGGTACGCCTGATTACTCCACAAATGTATGCTTACAAATCAGTCAAATGGCTGAACCGGATCGAGTTAATTGAAGATGATCATGTCGGATACTGGGAACAGCGGGGTTATGATAAAGACGCCTGGGTGCCCGGTGCCAAGCGGGTATAA
- a CDS encoding ABC transporter permease → MSLFRLTLRNVLHRRFLSLLTVCAVAITVAFIVLLTLSKESVEQGAKKGYGPFDLVIGAAGSETQLVLNTFYHIGAPTGNIPLAVLDQAKQDKSVDQAFAMTTGDNFKGFPIVGMDSGYFFTRYGDSKLQEGIMYTRTGETIVGAYVAESLGLKVGDTFSGAHGLVQEEGHESGEAEHGENHVAGEHDEEHAHESFHYTVAGILPELHTPDDRAVFTTVDYAWAVHELAPEEREITAVLVKPASLLGAHDLKQTLDGSNGVQAAYTSKAVSDVLNAVDQGSRLLSVLTAICVLLAGIAILLSLIAAVGERTKDVGLLRLLGKSRAYVWLTLTSEGLLVTAAGLIFGLLLGHLGAYLLKDALFAQAGIQIEPYHWTPEHWLIVAGALSIGLLSSLGPAFRMYRMHPLALFKS, encoded by the coding sequence ATGAGTCTGTTCAGATTGACTCTCCGGAACGTGCTGCACCGGCGGTTCTTATCTTTGCTTACCGTATGTGCAGTTGCCATTACGGTTGCTTTTATTGTTCTGCTGACTTTGTCCAAGGAGAGCGTGGAACAGGGTGCCAAAAAAGGGTACGGTCCATTTGACCTTGTCATTGGGGCTGCAGGCAGTGAGACTCAGCTTGTGCTAAATACCTTCTACCATATCGGTGCGCCAACCGGAAATATTCCGCTTGCCGTTTTGGATCAGGCGAAGCAGGATAAATCCGTCGATCAGGCCTTTGCCATGACAACGGGTGACAATTTCAAGGGGTTCCCAATCGTCGGGATGGATTCCGGCTACTTCTTTACCCGCTACGGGGACAGCAAGCTGCAGGAAGGTATTATGTATACCCGTACCGGTGAAACCATTGTTGGCGCGTATGTCGCCGAGTCTCTGGGACTGAAGGTGGGGGATACCTTTTCGGGTGCGCACGGGCTTGTACAGGAAGAGGGCCACGAATCAGGTGAAGCGGAGCATGGAGAGAATCATGTGGCTGGAGAGCATGACGAAGAACATGCCCATGAGAGCTTCCACTACACCGTAGCAGGCATTCTCCCTGAACTCCACACCCCGGATGACCGTGCCGTATTTACAACCGTGGACTACGCCTGGGCCGTGCATGAACTTGCACCTGAGGAGCGGGAGATTACAGCGGTGCTGGTCAAACCGGCCAGTTTGTTAGGGGCCCACGATCTGAAGCAGACACTCGATGGAAGCAATGGGGTTCAGGCGGCTTATACAAGCAAGGCGGTCTCAGATGTGTTGAATGCAGTAGATCAGGGATCCAGGCTGCTAAGCGTGCTGACGGCTATCTGTGTGCTGCTGGCCGGCATTGCGATTTTGTTGTCTCTGATTGCAGCTGTCGGGGAGCGCACCAAGGATGTAGGACTTTTACGTCTTCTCGGAAAATCCAGGGCTTATGTATGGCTGACATTAACCAGTGAAGGTCTGCTGGTGACGGCTGCCGGACTCATCTTCGGTCTGCTGCTCGGCCATCTCGGGGCTTATCTGCTGAAGGATGCGTTATTCGCACAGGCAGGTATCCAGATAGAGCCTTATCATTGGACACCGGAGCATTGGCTCATTGTTGCAGGCGCACTCTCTATAGGTTTGCTGTCCTCGCTGGGGCCGGCCTTCCGGATGTACCGGATGCATCCGCTCGCTTTGTTCAAATCATAG
- a CDS encoding ABC transporter ATP-binding protein: MLQIRDLKKQFKVDGRVVRILDIPEWTVEKGERVAITGPSGSGKSTLLHLVSGILRTDSGEIAVNGQPLHSLAEAKRDAFRASSIGYVLQDFHLIPSLTARQNVEIAMTSRLSRKERKQVVDYWLEQVGLSDRGQHLPSQLSRGQQQRVAIVRALVNQPPLLLADEPTGSLDWETADEISSLLLDISEAHGHTLIVVTHDLNMADRFPHCLNIQDINEVRREASPEQRVLRVKREEVTI; encoded by the coding sequence TTGCTCCAAATTCGAGATTTGAAGAAACAATTTAAGGTCGACGGAAGAGTTGTACGGATCCTGGATATACCAGAGTGGACAGTTGAAAAAGGAGAGCGTGTAGCCATTACCGGACCCAGTGGGTCCGGTAAAAGCACGCTTCTGCATCTGGTTAGCGGAATCCTGCGGACAGACAGCGGTGAAATAGCGGTGAACGGCCAGCCGCTTCACAGTTTGGCAGAGGCGAAGCGCGATGCCTTTCGTGCTTCCTCTATCGGCTATGTGCTGCAGGACTTTCATCTCATTCCTTCACTGACAGCCAGGCAGAATGTTGAGATTGCGATGACCTCCCGGCTTTCGCGCAAGGAGAGAAAGCAGGTGGTTGACTATTGGCTGGAGCAGGTGGGACTCTCCGATAGAGGCCAGCATCTGCCTTCCCAGCTGTCACGCGGCCAGCAGCAGCGGGTCGCGATTGTACGGGCACTGGTAAATCAGCCGCCGCTTCTGCTGGCGGATGAGCCTACAGGCAGTCTGGATTGGGAAACAGCGGACGAGATTTCCTCGCTTTTGCTGGATATAAGCGAAGCCCATGGACATACCTTAATCGTTGTAACTCACGACCTTAACATGGCGGACCGCTTTCCGCACTGCCTGAACATTCAGGATATCAATGAAGTGCGCCGGGAGGCATCGCCTGAGCAGAGGGTTCTCCGCGTGAAAAGGGAAGAGGTAACGATATGA
- a CDS encoding alkaline phosphatase has product MKKLMKGIVFGGLAVAVVSGATLAGAAQSTTKAGVTAKAQSQNLIVLIGDGMGPAQVSAARYFQQYTKGVNHLNIDPYYVGQATTYADRGEDGGKVVSGIVTDSASAGTAFATGHKTYNAGISVSNEDVSKPFASIIEAAESSGKATGLVTTARITHATPAVYASHVRSRDNESAIASQYLESGVDVLMGGGKQFFVTKDEKGKRTDKNILPDFKAKGYTVVENTSALNALTSKNSKVLGLFGNSHVAYVPDRTAEIPSLAAMTSKALNILSTDKDGFVMMIEGGRIDHAGHANDLPTLVQETLDFDAAFKTAIEFAKKNGNTSVVVTADHETGGLSLSRDNIYEINIDLWNKQKHSSESLAASLEAAQTPEEIRSIVTANTWITDLSDEEVTQIMNGDGSSYKREGAYNAVISKRLLVGWSGHGHSAVDVGIWAYGPIADKVKGQVDNTQIAKAGAGILGLNLEKSSAELQSKYLYPKFKISRDNEVLYPAGALAKALGGTYKGDTATAKLSLAKNTIEVNLTDKTAKFNGKTAAYTVDVDNGVLYLPLNAFSQLKGTTLTWDALSERIILR; this is encoded by the coding sequence ATGAAGAAGCTTATGAAGGGCATCGTTTTTGGAGGATTGGCTGTAGCTGTAGTTTCGGGGGCAACCCTTGCGGGAGCAGCACAAAGTACAACTAAAGCAGGGGTAACGGCCAAAGCCCAGTCTCAAAACCTCATCGTTCTGATTGGCGACGGTATGGGTCCGGCACAAGTTTCTGCGGCAAGATATTTTCAGCAATACACTAAGGGTGTCAATCATCTAAACATCGATCCATATTATGTAGGACAAGCAACTACATATGCAGACCGTGGAGAGGATGGCGGGAAAGTCGTTTCGGGTATCGTCACGGACTCCGCTTCAGCTGGTACTGCATTTGCTACAGGTCATAAAACATATAATGCGGGGATCAGTGTGTCCAACGAGGATGTATCCAAACCGTTTGCCTCCATTATTGAAGCTGCCGAGAGCAGCGGCAAGGCAACCGGGCTTGTGACCACCGCTCGTATTACCCATGCCACACCAGCCGTTTACGCTTCCCATGTCCGCAGCCGCGATAATGAATCAGCGATTGCCTCGCAGTATCTGGAGAGCGGCGTAGATGTCTTAATGGGCGGCGGCAAGCAGTTTTTTGTAACCAAGGATGAGAAGGGCAAACGTACAGACAAGAACATCCTCCCTGACTTTAAAGCCAAAGGATACACTGTGGTAGAGAATACTTCGGCTCTAAATGCGCTCACCTCCAAAAACTCCAAGGTTCTGGGCCTGTTCGGCAACTCGCATGTTGCCTATGTTCCGGATCGTACGGCGGAAATTCCGAGTCTGGCGGCAATGACCTCCAAAGCGCTGAATATTTTGTCTACGGATAAAGACGGCTTTGTCATGATGATTGAAGGCGGACGTATTGACCATGCCGGTCATGCTAATGATCTTCCTACACTTGTTCAAGAGACACTAGACTTTGATGCCGCATTTAAGACGGCGATTGAATTCGCGAAGAAAAACGGTAACACCTCCGTGGTAGTTACAGCAGACCATGAAACAGGTGGCCTGTCCCTTTCCCGCGACAATATCTACGAAATCAACATCGATTTGTGGAACAAGCAAAAGCACTCCTCCGAAAGCCTGGCAGCAAGTCTTGAGGCAGCCCAGACACCGGAAGAGATCCGCAGTATCGTAACGGCGAATACATGGATTACGGATCTTTCCGATGAGGAAGTTACCCAGATCATGAATGGCGACGGTTCCTCTTATAAACGTGAAGGCGCATATAATGCGGTGATTTCCAAGCGACTCCTGGTAGGCTGGTCCGGTCATGGGCACTCCGCAGTGGATGTCGGAATCTGGGCGTATGGTCCAATCGCAGACAAGGTGAAGGGCCAGGTGGACAACACGCAAATTGCAAAAGCGGGCGCAGGCATCCTGGGTCTGAATTTGGAGAAGAGCTCAGCAGAGCTGCAGTCCAAATATTTGTATCCGAAGTTTAAAATCAGCCGCGACAACGAGGTGCTCTATCCGGCCGGGGCACTGGCCAAAGCGCTTGGAGGAACTTATAAAGGGGATACAGCTACTGCGAAGCTGAGTCTTGCGAAGAATACCATTGAGGTTAACCTGACGGACAAAACAGCCAAATTCAACGGCAAAACAGCAGCTTATACAGTTGATGTTGATAATGGCGTGCTGTATCTCCCGCTTAACGCATTCAGTCAGCTGAAGGGCACAACCTTAACCTGGGATGCTTTGTCCGAACGGATCATACTGAGATAG
- the ligA gene encoding NAD-dependent DNA ligase LigA translates to MDVMHTMEELVAELNQYNYHYYTLDAPQISDKEYDVLYDKLVQLEAESGIVLPDSPTQRVGGELLKGFTPHRHLAPLWSLDKAQNIEQLRSWNTRVLKLVNDYNTKNPETPLPEPCYAVELKFDGLTLNLTYRDGALVQAATRGNGVTGEGILAQVKTIKSVPLTIPFKEGLIEVQGEGIMNLSVLADYNTRAAEPLKNARNGAAGALRNLNPKTTADRRLNAFFYNVGYAEGVQFADHQEMMAFLRNNRFKVNPYLTYFDNFDEVTEQLAEIEASRSGLDYLIDGAVIKVTDFRIREALGYTDKFPRWAVAYKFEAEETTTILESVSWNVGRTGKVTPLARVEAVELAGVTVQNCTLNNVGDIERKNLKFALGTRVFIRRSNDVIPEILGKVTEESDGGEIIFPDNCPACGFPLEMRGAHLFCNNKLDCKPQIISRITHFASRDAMDIETFSEKTAGQLHEELGVREPADLYELTFEQLVKLDRFGEKKADNLIKALEESKGRDLASFLFALGIPNTGKATTRMLAEHYRSLEAVMNATAEELAGLPDIGGIVAESIVSFFADPFVATSINRMLNLGVEAKAPEAPRQVNTNSFFSGKTVVLTGSLQKLTREEAAERLEALGAKVSGSVSKKTDLVIAGEKAGSKLAKAQQLGIQVIEDEEELIRLLEM, encoded by the coding sequence ATGGACGTTATGCATACCATGGAAGAGCTCGTAGCAGAGCTGAATCAGTACAATTACCACTATTACACCTTGGATGCGCCGCAGATTAGCGACAAGGAATATGATGTGCTCTATGATAAGCTGGTTCAGCTTGAAGCGGAGAGTGGCATTGTGCTCCCTGATTCTCCGACCCAGCGTGTTGGAGGCGAGCTGCTGAAGGGATTTACTCCCCACCGGCATCTTGCGCCTTTATGGAGCCTGGATAAAGCGCAGAATATCGAGCAGCTGCGGAGCTGGAATACCCGGGTGCTGAAGCTGGTGAATGATTATAATACAAAGAATCCTGAAACGCCGCTGCCGGAGCCTTGTTATGCGGTGGAACTCAAATTCGATGGTTTGACCCTCAACCTGACCTATCGTGACGGTGCGCTTGTACAGGCTGCGACTAGAGGCAACGGGGTGACGGGTGAAGGGATTCTCGCCCAAGTGAAGACCATCAAATCGGTTCCGCTCACGATTCCCTTCAAGGAGGGCCTGATTGAAGTCCAAGGTGAAGGAATCATGAATCTGTCCGTACTGGCTGATTACAACACACGGGCAGCCGAGCCGCTGAAGAATGCCCGCAACGGAGCAGCAGGTGCACTGCGCAACCTGAACCCGAAGACCACCGCAGACCGCAGGCTGAATGCTTTCTTTTATAATGTGGGGTATGCCGAGGGTGTGCAGTTTGCTGATCATCAGGAGATGATGGCTTTTCTGCGGAACAACCGTTTTAAGGTTAATCCTTATCTTACCTATTTCGATAATTTCGATGAGGTTACCGAGCAGCTGGCCGAGATTGAAGCGAGCCGTTCCGGTCTTGATTATCTGATCGACGGTGCGGTCATCAAGGTGACCGACTTCCGGATTCGGGAAGCGCTGGGTTACACGGATAAGTTCCCGCGCTGGGCAGTGGCTTACAAGTTCGAGGCGGAAGAAACGACAACCATTTTGGAATCGGTCAGCTGGAATGTAGGCCGTACCGGCAAAGTCACTCCGCTTGCCCGTGTAGAGGCAGTCGAGCTGGCTGGTGTTACCGTCCAGAACTGTACACTTAACAATGTAGGAGATATTGAACGCAAGAACCTTAAGTTTGCGCTGGGGACACGGGTCTTCATCCGCCGCTCCAATGATGTCATTCCGGAAATTCTCGGCAAGGTAACTGAAGAAAGCGACGGCGGGGAGATCATCTTCCCGGATAACTGTCCTGCCTGCGGGTTCCCGCTGGAAATGCGCGGAGCGCATCTGTTCTGCAATAACAAGCTTGACTGTAAACCGCAGATTATCAGCCGGATTACCCATTTTGCTTCCCGCGATGCGATGGATATTGAGACATTCAGCGAGAAAACTGCCGGCCAGCTGCATGAAGAACTGGGTGTGCGTGAGCCGGCGGATTTATATGAATTGACCTTTGAGCAGCTGGTGAAGCTGGACCGCTTTGGGGAGAAGAAGGCGGATAATCTGATCAAAGCGCTGGAGGAGAGCAAGGGCCGTGATCTCGCTTCATTCCTGTTTGCTCTGGGCATCCCGAATACCGGCAAAGCGACTACAAGAATGCTGGCTGAGCACTACCGCAGTCTGGAAGCGGTAATGAACGCAACAGCAGAGGAGCTGGCGGGTCTGCCAGATATCGGCGGAATTGTGGCGGAGAGCATCGTAAGCTTCTTCGCGGATCCGTTTGTTGCCACCAGCATCAACCGTATGCTCAACCTGGGCGTAGAGGCCAAGGCTCCTGAAGCCCCGCGTCAGGTCAATACCAATTCCTTCTTCAGCGGCAAAACGGTCGTCTTAACCGGTTCGCTGCAGAAGCTGACCCGGGAGGAAGCAGCGGAGCGTCTGGAGGCCCTGGGGGCCAAGGTATCCGGAAGTGTCTCCAAAAAGACGGACCTGGTCATTGCCGGGGAAAAGGCGGGCAGCAAGCTGGCCAAGGCACAGCAGCTCGGTATTCAAGTTATTGAAGATGAAGAAGAACTGATCAGGCTGCTTGAGATGTAA
- the pcrA gene encoding DNA helicase PcrA — translation MQLINIQDAVSRLNPPQRQAVETTEGPLLIMAGAGSGKTRVLTHRIAWLIANRKAPPWAILAITFTNKAAREMQERVSKLVGPEGRDIWVSTFHSMCVRILRKDIERIGFTSNFSILDSTDQLSVIRNCMKDLNIDTKKFEPKAVQAVISTNKNELITPAQYEQKIGDYFEGLVAKVYTKYQQRLRSNNSLDFDDLIMKTIQLFKEVPEVLDFYQKKFKYIHVDEYQDTNRAQYMLCRMLADSHHRICVVGDSDQSIYRWRGADITNILNFEEDYPEAKTILLEQNYRSTSNILNAANGVIALNTGRKPKKLWTDSDEGAKIKVFRGDSEHDEGYFVTGEISKNVKQGQAYQNHAILYRTNAQSRVIEEILIKSDIPYQIVGGIKFYDRKEIKDLLAYLRLLSNPDDDISLARIINVPKRGLGDTTIGKLAVAAAERGVSIFRVLQTVDDLGFAGRTRNALVEFYDMIEALHRMVEFLSVTELTEKILELSQYRLELQNENTLESRSRLENIDEFLSVTMEFEKNNEDKSLVSFLTDLALIADIDSVNDDEERSDAVVLMTMHSAKGLEFPTVFIIGMEEGVFPHSRAFQDNDELEEERRLAYVGITRAEKQLFLSCARMRTLFGRTTANAPSRFLEEIPEELKEDTVKESDRFRRGGAEVGGAYGGRGFGGGGRGNFGSRATGGAGTAPAGGQSTSLGGSTASAVPGAGRVTVTTGAGAQRATGGAAAAPGDYKAGDKVAHGKWGTGTIVSVKGSGNDTELQIAFPAPVGVKRLLAGFAPITKVE, via the coding sequence ATGCAACTTATTAACATACAGGACGCCGTAAGCCGGCTGAATCCTCCACAGCGCCAGGCTGTAGAAACCACTGAAGGACCTCTCTTGATTATGGCCGGAGCGGGCAGCGGCAAGACACGCGTGCTTACCCACCGTATCGCCTGGCTGATTGCGAACCGCAAAGCGCCGCCTTGGGCGATCCTGGCAATAACCTTTACGAATAAAGCAGCCCGTGAAATGCAGGAGCGTGTCTCCAAGCTGGTCGGCCCGGAGGGGCGGGATATCTGGGTATCCACCTTCCACTCGATGTGTGTGCGTATTCTGCGCAAGGATATTGAACGGATCGGGTTCACCTCCAATTTTTCCATTCTCGATTCTACGGACCAATTGTCGGTTATCCGCAACTGCATGAAGGATCTGAATATCGACACCAAGAAGTTTGAACCCAAAGCCGTGCAGGCGGTAATCAGTACGAACAAGAACGAACTGATCACTCCGGCCCAGTATGAGCAGAAGATCGGCGATTATTTTGAAGGACTTGTCGCTAAGGTGTATACCAAGTACCAGCAGCGGCTGAGAAGCAACAACTCGCTGGATTTCGACGACTTGATTATGAAGACCATTCAATTATTCAAGGAAGTGCCTGAGGTGCTTGATTTCTACCAGAAGAAATTCAAGTACATTCATGTCGATGAGTATCAGGATACGAACCGGGCGCAGTACATGCTCTGCCGCATGCTTGCGGACAGCCATCACCGGATTTGTGTGGTCGGCGACAGCGACCAGTCCATCTACCGCTGGCGCGGAGCGGATATTACCAACATTCTAAACTTTGAAGAGGATTATCCGGAAGCCAAAACCATTCTGTTGGAGCAGAACTACCGCTCGACCTCTAATATTCTGAACGCTGCCAATGGCGTTATAGCGCTGAACACCGGCCGCAAGCCGAAGAAACTGTGGACAGATTCGGACGAAGGCGCGAAGATCAAGGTATTCCGCGGGGATTCCGAGCATGATGAGGGATATTTTGTTACGGGTGAAATCAGCAAGAATGTTAAGCAGGGGCAGGCCTATCAGAATCATGCAATTCTGTACCGTACCAATGCCCAGTCCCGTGTAATAGAAGAAATTCTGATTAAATCAGATATACCGTATCAGATTGTCGGCGGGATTAAGTTCTATGACCGTAAAGAAATCAAAGACCTCCTGGCTTATCTGCGTCTCTTGTCCAATCCTGATGATGATATCAGCTTAGCACGGATTATCAATGTGCCTAAGCGCGGTCTGGGAGATACGACAATCGGCAAGCTTGCTGTAGCGGCGGCAGAACGCGGTGTTTCGATATTCCGGGTACTGCAGACGGTGGACGATCTCGGCTTTGCCGGCCGGACGCGGAATGCACTGGTGGAGTTTTATGATATGATCGAAGCGCTGCACCGGATGGTGGAATTCCTGTCGGTGACCGAGCTGACCGAGAAGATTCTGGAACTGTCGCAATACCGGCTGGAGCTGCAAAATGAGAATACGCTCGAATCCCGTTCCCGCCTGGAGAACATCGATGAGTTCCTGTCGGTAACGATGGAATTTGAGAAAAATAATGAAGACAAGTCGCTGGTCTCCTTCCTTACTGATCTGGCGCTGATTGCAGATATCGATAGTGTGAATGATGATGAGGAACGCAGCGATGCCGTGGTGCTGATGACGATGCACAGCGCGAAGGGTCTGGAGTTCCCGACAGTCTTCATCATCGGGATGGAAGAAGGGGTGTTCCCGCACAGCCGTGCTTTCCAGGACAATGATGAATTGGAAGAGGAACGGCGGCTGGCCTATGTAGGGATTACACGTGCGGAGAAGCAGCTGTTCCTCAGCTGTGCAAGAATGCGCACGCTGTTCGGACGGACGACCGCCAATGCGCCGTCCCGCTTCCTGGAAGAGATTCCGGAGGAGCTGAAGGAAGATACGGTTAAGGAATCGGACCGCTTCCGGCGCGGCGGCGCGGAGGTTGGCGGTGCCTATGGCGGCCGCGGCTTCGGCGGCGGCGGCCGGGGGAACTTCGGCAGCCGCGCTACAGGCGGTGCCGGCACAGCGCCGGCTGGCGGGCAGAGCACCAGCCTAGGCGGCAGTACCGCGTCCGCAGTGCCTGGCGCAGGACGCGTGACGGTGACGACCGGAGCAGGCGCGCAGCGCGCTACGGGCGGGGCGGCCGCGGCGCCCGGTGACTACAAGGCGGGAGACAAGGTTGCCCACGGCAAATGGGGCACTGGCACCATTGTGTCCGTCAAGGGCAGCGGCAACGATACGGAGCTGCAGATCGCCTTTCCGGCACCGGTCGGCGTCAAGCGGCTGCTGGCGGGGTTTGCCCCGATTACCAAAGTCGAATAA